The following are from one region of the Thermococcus cleftensis genome:
- a CDS encoding tripartite tricarboxylate transporter permease encodes MLRELLTGMAGGTLSGISPGIHVNTLAAFLSNAGIRDNLVLFVMGLTHTFLDVVPSAFLGVPDEGTSLAVLPAHRLVLGGRAMEVVRIALWASFLAVMMTIPAMPLYLHLAPLYRPDAGRFLVFLLVVFLVMTEPGLKKLSALLVFFLSGILGMLTFRLGLSQPLYHLFTGLFGVPVILLSALEGRTRQIEAGDGEVHLDKGHFLGFSALGTALGMVASLVPAFTASQAALIGSLLSKDERSFLTVVFSVNTANFLFSFTNFLATGRRRNGIVALMSPLPQEAIIFYLLTALFVSIAVLLYGEFLAGLVMRVIGRIPYRGLNIGVLAFLLVLSLVFDGPLGLLVLLGASMVGLLASALGVKRTNCMGVLMLQIIIG; translated from the coding sequence GTGCTCCGGGAACTGCTGACTGGTATGGCTGGTGGAACGCTCAGCGGGATTTCGCCCGGAATCCACGTCAATACCCTGGCGGCATTCCTTTCGAACGCCGGGATCCGCGACAACCTCGTCCTCTTCGTCATGGGCCTGACCCACACCTTCCTCGATGTGGTTCCCTCGGCCTTTCTTGGGGTTCCTGATGAGGGGACCTCGCTGGCTGTGTTGCCTGCCCACAGGCTCGTGCTCGGCGGGAGGGCGATGGAGGTGGTGAGGATAGCCCTCTGGGCGAGCTTTCTGGCAGTTATGATGACGATTCCCGCGATGCCCCTGTACCTCCATCTCGCGCCGCTGTATCGCCCGGACGCCGGCCGCTTCCTCGTTTTTCTGCTCGTGGTTTTTCTGGTGATGACGGAGCCCGGACTGAAGAAGCTTTCCGCCCTTCTCGTGTTCTTTCTCTCCGGGATTCTTGGAATGCTGACCTTCCGGCTCGGTCTCTCTCAGCCCCTCTACCACCTCTTCACGGGGCTGTTTGGAGTTCCCGTTATCCTGCTTTCGGCTTTGGAGGGAAGGACGCGCCAGATAGAGGCCGGAGACGGGGAGGTTCACCTGGATAAAGGCCACTTCCTGGGGTTTTCTGCCCTGGGAACGGCGCTGGGCATGGTAGCCTCGCTGGTTCCTGCCTTCACAGCCTCCCAGGCGGCCCTCATCGGTTCTCTCCTTTCGAAGGACGAGCGCTCCTTCCTGACGGTGGTCTTCTCGGTGAACACGGCCAACTTTCTCTTCTCCTTCACCAACTTCCTTGCCACGGGAAGGAGGAGAAACGGCATTGTGGCGCTGATGTCCCCCTTACCGCAAGAAGCCATAATCTTCTACCTCCTTACCGCCCTCTTCGTCTCCATAGCCGTTCTGCTCTACGGTGAGTTCCTGGCTGGCCTGGTGATGAGGGTTATTGGGAGGATTCCCTACAGGGGTTTGAACATTGGGGTTCTGGCTTTCCTTTTGGTGCTCTCGTTGGTATTTGATGGTCCGCTGGGCCTTTTGGTGCTTCTGGGGGCTTCCATGGTCGGCCTCCTGGCGTCAGCCCTGGGCGTGAAGAGAACCAACTGCATGGGGGTTCTCATGCTTCAGATAATAATCGGATAA
- a CDS encoding ATPase domain-containing protein has product MITKYTVKRVKSGIPGFDDLIEGGFPSGTTVLVTGPTGSGKTTFGVQFVYKGAELYGEPGVIVTLEERAQDLRREMLAFGWDLEKYEKEGKLAIIDGVSAVVGLPSEEQYVLEGNLNAEDFLRYIYRVVKAIDAKRLVIDSIPSIAFRLRKENEIREVLLQLNTILLEMGVTSILTTEAPEPGRGRISRYGIEEYIARGVILLDFIEKEVELKRYLLIRKMRETKHSMKKYPFEINEEGVVVYPSGEVY; this is encoded by the coding sequence ATGATCACGAAATACACCGTTAAGAGAGTGAAAAGTGGCATTCCTGGCTTTGACGATTTAATCGAGGGTGGCTTTCCCAGCGGTACAACGGTTCTTGTTACCGGCCCCACGGGAAGTGGAAAGACTACTTTTGGCGTTCAGTTCGTCTACAAAGGTGCCGAGCTGTACGGTGAACCTGGTGTGATAGTCACCCTTGAAGAGAGGGCCCAGGACCTCAGGAGGGAGATGCTCGCCTTCGGCTGGGATCTCGAAAAGTACGAGAAGGAGGGGAAGCTCGCCATCATCGATGGAGTTAGTGCCGTGGTCGGTCTCCCCTCCGAGGAACAGTACGTCCTAGAGGGCAACCTCAACGCCGAGGACTTCCTCCGCTACATCTACCGTGTTGTCAAGGCCATAGACGCGAAGAGGCTGGTCATCGATTCGATACCGTCGATAGCCTTCAGGCTCAGGAAGGAGAACGAGATAAGGGAGGTTCTCCTTCAGCTCAACACTATCCTCCTCGAGATGGGCGTCACCTCGATACTCACCACCGAGGCCCCGGAGCCCGGCAGGGGCAGGATAAGCAGGTATGGCATAGAGGAATACATCGCCAGGGGAGTCATTCTCCTTGACTTCATTGAGAAAGAAGTCGAGCTGAAGCGCTACCTCCTGATAAGGAAGATGAGGGAGACGAAGCACTCAATGAAGAAGTACCCCTTCGAGATAAACGAGGAGGGCGTGGTGGTCTATCCAAGCGGGGAAGTTTACTGA
- a CDS encoding DMT family transporter — protein MSAKRWGLIGLAFLGLGLIMSGQRIDLGDRDFVGILLALTAAFFYALIPNLGRFLREIDGKTLTFLQLAVASLVLAPIVAISDVGEPVWWAVLVLVAVHTVFALYLYMDGLKEVEVSEAALLSYLDPLSAVVYALLIFGEVPGIKTIAGGTLILLASALDLIWARGS, from the coding sequence ATGAGCGCGAAAAGGTGGGGGCTCATCGGGCTGGCCTTCCTAGGGTTGGGACTCATAATGAGCGGCCAGAGAATCGACCTTGGTGACAGGGATTTCGTCGGGATTTTACTCGCCCTGACGGCGGCGTTCTTCTACGCCCTGATACCGAATCTGGGAAGGTTCCTCAGAGAAATCGATGGGAAAACCCTGACATTCCTTCAGCTTGCCGTGGCATCTCTCGTCCTAGCCCCCATCGTGGCCATCTCGGACGTTGGAGAACCTGTCTGGTGGGCGGTTCTGGTTCTCGTGGCCGTTCACACAGTTTTTGCCCTCTACCTCTACATGGACGGGCTAAAGGAGGTGGAGGTTAGCGAGGCGGCCTTGCTGAGCTACCTCGACCCGCTAAGCGCGGTTGTTTACGCCCTTCTTATCTTTGGGGAAGTTCCAGGGATAAAAACGATTGCCGGAGGGACGCTCATACTTCTCGCATCGGCGCTGGACTTGATTTGGGCGAGGGGGTCGTAG
- a CDS encoding single stranded DNA-binding domain-containing protein — protein MVRSKKFVMVLSLGLILVFMLLDFIGNDRIESRAFTGLCVRSGAGFSLLTNGERAIGVYASLEVGKVYRITGVPFNTTGGERIRPERIEPAEPDFPLESITGAYWPSRGYYLLTPERIRLAFTLNVSKGELVEVEGLFYGGRFYPVRHRRLGMPKKPLDGVPWLVEGVILYSGRNTILWNGSEEIVVYPPYGLELEPGQRVRVLGVARFYSRLTLLVDSREDVEILGLADRAPVSSAGVGQIVVGNCTVLGTGRSLKLDCADLRLYGFSARVGDSLRVEALRRPSSLLCLNCTVIRPRELLPNSICNFSEGSFARISGNVSWVKVYRNGFGLANVTDGNCWVLLKLRKSLGITLQENETVTAYGFFTTYRGMPAFEIESGDDVCSGNC, from the coding sequence ATGGTTCGAAGCAAAAAATTTGTGATGGTTCTATCTTTGGGATTGATCCTAGTTTTTATGTTACTGGACTTCATTGGTAACGACCGGATTGAATCTCGCGCATTTACTGGACTGTGCGTCCGCTCCGGGGCTGGCTTTTCTCTCCTCACCAACGGTGAGAGGGCCATCGGTGTTTACGCCTCCCTGGAAGTGGGCAAAGTCTATCGGATTACTGGTGTACCCTTCAACACAACCGGCGGTGAGAGGATTCGTCCGGAGCGGATTGAACCGGCCGAGCCTGACTTTCCCCTCGAATCTATAACTGGCGCGTACTGGCCCTCCCGCGGTTACTACCTCCTGACGCCCGAGAGGATCAGGCTTGCCTTCACCCTCAACGTTTCCAAGGGCGAGCTCGTGGAGGTGGAGGGGCTGTTCTATGGGGGCCGATTCTATCCCGTGAGGCATCGCCGTCTGGGAATGCCTAAGAAGCCCTTGGACGGAGTGCCCTGGCTGGTGGAGGGAGTGATTCTCTACTCCGGGAGGAATACGATCCTCTGGAACGGGAGTGAGGAGATAGTCGTTTACCCTCCCTACGGCCTGGAGCTTGAGCCGGGCCAGAGAGTCCGGGTTCTCGGAGTGGCGAGGTTCTACTCCAGGCTTACCCTCCTCGTGGACTCCAGGGAGGACGTTGAGATTCTTGGTCTGGCAGACAGAGCGCCCGTCTCCAGCGCTGGGGTTGGTCAGATTGTCGTCGGGAATTGTACAGTCCTCGGAACCGGCCGCTCTCTCAAACTCGACTGCGCCGACCTGAGACTCTACGGTTTCTCCGCGAGGGTTGGAGATTCGCTCCGCGTCGAGGCCTTGAGGAGGCCCTCCTCACTGCTCTGCCTCAACTGCACGGTGATAAGGCCGAGAGAACTGCTTCCGAACTCCATCTGTAACTTCTCCGAGGGAAGCTTCGCCAGAATAAGTGGAAACGTCTCATGGGTTAAGGTTTACAGAAACGGCTTCGGCCTGGCCAACGTGACGGACGGCAATTGCTGGGTGCTTCTCAAGCTGAGGAAGTCTCTGGGGATAACCCTTCAAGAAAACGAAACAGTCACTGCCTACGGCTTCTTCACGACATATCGCGGCATGCCGGCCTTTGAGATCGAGTCGGGTGATGACGTGTGCTCCGGGAACTGCTGA
- a CDS encoding EamA family transporter — protein sequence MRGKLKITAAMLIWGSVGIFGRFSGLSGLGVAFARVSLGALLLLAVLAGKGTPASIAYLLRTRWKPLLALGSALALNWTFLFTAFNYTTIANAVLVYYAAPILATLISWRFL from the coding sequence GTGAGGGGCAAGCTTAAAATCACCGCGGCGATGCTGATATGGGGAAGCGTCGGCATATTCGGCCGCTTTTCGGGGCTGTCGGGATTAGGTGTGGCTTTTGCTAGGGTCTCCCTCGGCGCGCTCCTTCTCCTTGCAGTGCTGGCAGGGAAGGGGACACCAGCTTCCATCGCGTACCTCCTGCGAACTCGCTGGAAGCCCCTCCTCGCACTCGGCTCTGCCCTTGCCCTCAACTGGACGTTCCTCTTCACTGCCTTTAACTACACGACGATAGCCAACGCGGTCCTCGTTTACTATGCTGCTCCAATCCTGGCAACGCTGATCTCCTGGCGCTTCCTCTGA
- a CDS encoding class I SAM-dependent rRNA methyltransferase, whose amino-acid sequence MARVIVDAQAARAIGKGAMIVFKKGVVRTEGNFEPGDVVEVYTRGGKFLGKGFVNPNSNIMVRLVTKDRGTEINKELFRERIRKANEYRKKVLGYDKAYRMVYGEADYLPGLIVDRFNEIASIQISSVGMERFKLDLAEAIMEAEPEIETVFEKNTGRSRRREGLPEIERVLLGKEKYRTVIEEGKAKFIVDMRGQKTGFFLDQRENRIALEKYVKPGMRVLDVFTYTGGFAIHAAVAGADEVVAVDKSPWAINMVKENAKLNGVEDKMKYIVGSAFPVMEEMIKRGEKFDIVILDPPAFVQHEKDLKRGLRAYFNVNYAGLQLVKEGGILVTASCSQHVDMQAFKDMVIAAAAKAGKFLKLLEPYRTQAPDHPILMASKDTEYLKALFLYVEDMK is encoded by the coding sequence ATGGCGAGGGTGATAGTAGATGCTCAGGCCGCGAGAGCCATAGGAAAGGGTGCGATGATCGTATTCAAAAAGGGCGTCGTGAGAACGGAAGGTAACTTCGAGCCCGGAGATGTAGTCGAAGTCTACACTAGGGGTGGGAAGTTTCTAGGAAAGGGCTTTGTCAATCCCAACTCCAACATAATGGTTCGCCTAGTAACCAAGGACCGCGGGACGGAGATAAACAAGGAGCTCTTTCGCGAGAGGATTAGGAAGGCCAACGAGTACCGCAAGAAGGTTCTCGGCTACGACAAAGCCTACCGCATGGTCTACGGCGAGGCCGACTACCTGCCGGGTCTCATAGTGGATCGCTTCAATGAGATTGCCTCGATTCAGATTTCGAGCGTTGGAATGGAGCGCTTCAAGCTCGATTTGGCCGAGGCTATAATGGAGGCAGAGCCGGAGATAGAGACAGTCTTCGAGAAGAACACCGGGCGCTCGAGGAGGAGGGAAGGTTTGCCAGAGATAGAGCGCGTCCTCCTCGGTAAGGAGAAGTACCGGACGGTAATCGAGGAAGGAAAGGCCAAGTTCATCGTGGATATGCGGGGACAGAAGACGGGCTTCTTCCTCGACCAGAGGGAGAACAGAATAGCCCTTGAGAAGTACGTCAAGCCGGGAATGAGGGTTCTCGATGTCTTCACCTACACCGGCGGCTTCGCGATACATGCCGCCGTCGCTGGAGCCGACGAGGTGGTGGCTGTAGACAAATCCCCCTGGGCAATCAACATGGTGAAGGAGAACGCCAAGCTCAACGGTGTTGAGGACAAGATGAAGTACATAGTGGGTTCGGCCTTCCCGGTAATGGAGGAGATGATAAAGAGGGGCGAGAAGTTTGACATCGTTATCCTCGACCCGCCCGCATTCGTCCAGCACGAGAAGGACCTAAAGCGTGGTCTTCGCGCTTACTTCAACGTGAACTACGCCGGCTTACAGCTGGTGAAGGAGGGTGGAATCCTCGTTACGGCCTCCTGCTCCCAGCACGTGGACATGCAGGCCTTCAAGGACATGGTCATTGCGGCCGCTGCCAAGGCCGGGAAGTTCCTCAAGCTCCTCGAGCCCTACAGGACTCAGGCGCCGGACCACCCGATACTCATGGCCTCGAAGGACACGGAGTACCTCAAGGCGCTCTTCCTCTACGTGGAGGATATGAAGTAG
- a CDS encoding DUF5748 family protein: protein MHFEVVKEFLEDIGADWIEIDGEIHLEPEVFYEVWKYVGQPELETYTVEDEVVEPGSYDPPEMKYTEMKTMKVKKAYFTTLDGKRIVTDYAELQKIMKERFV from the coding sequence ATGCACTTCGAGGTAGTGAAGGAGTTTCTTGAGGATATAGGGGCGGACTGGATAGAGATTGACGGCGAAATCCACCTGGAGCCGGAGGTCTTCTATGAGGTCTGGAAGTACGTCGGACAGCCGGAGCTTGAAACATACACCGTCGAGGACGAGGTCGTCGAGCCTGGTTCTTACGATCCGCCCGAGATGAAGTACACTGAAATGAAGACGATGAAGGTCAAGAAGGCGTACTTCACCACGCTTGACGGCAAGAGGATCGTCACCGACTACGCGGAGCTCCAGAAGATCATGAAGGAGAGGTTCGTCTGA
- the priL gene encoding DNA primase large subunit PriL yields the protein MLDPFGPEARRLIEDEFDGVEELLAVIPSYVSIEAVLERVMWIKSREIPREVLELEGIRDLFTFYALLGALAFSPYGLEMELVKEASIRLYMERIRKAGRLEGTALPLSTVERDEIPGRDRTILEKTHHTELGPEERKRLKLEYKIHLSKFLELWDGSLREVYIRGGNAYLTRDQAIELWRRSFERNFERAVNLLYEIRDELPDYYLRIYERLGELAREHFKERLEKMGRAEAQPLRFDLFPPCVKIALGGVPAGLRNYAITVLLTSFLSYARLCPNPPRRDVRIRDCVSDLSVLEKEILPVIIEAGNRCKPPLFEDQPHEIKNIWYHLGFGLTDRPSLEDSGNSPWYFPPNCSKIKANAPELCRPDRDCRNVKNPLTYYLRKLYLESRKKGKGESGETDGEKNG from the coding sequence ATGCTTGATCCTTTCGGGCCAGAGGCGAGGAGGCTCATCGAAGACGAGTTTGATGGAGTGGAGGAACTGCTGGCGGTTATCCCCTCCTATGTGTCCATTGAAGCCGTGCTAGAGAGAGTAATGTGGATAAAGTCCAGGGAGATACCCAGGGAAGTTCTGGAGCTTGAAGGGATAAGGGACCTCTTCACCTTCTACGCCCTCTTGGGTGCACTTGCCTTCTCCCCCTACGGCCTGGAGATGGAGCTGGTCAAGGAAGCGAGCATAAGGCTCTACATGGAGAGGATACGAAAGGCCGGGAGGTTGGAGGGCACGGCCCTCCCCCTCAGCACCGTCGAAAGAGATGAGATTCCGGGGAGGGACCGGACGATACTCGAGAAGACTCACCACACCGAGCTGGGCCCGGAGGAGAGAAAACGACTGAAGCTGGAATACAAGATTCACCTATCGAAGTTCCTTGAACTGTGGGACGGCTCGCTGAGGGAGGTCTACATCAGGGGAGGCAACGCCTACCTTACCAGGGATCAGGCGATTGAGCTGTGGAGACGCTCCTTCGAGAGGAACTTTGAGAGAGCCGTGAACCTGCTCTACGAGATCAGGGACGAACTTCCGGATTATTACCTGCGGATCTACGAGAGGCTCGGCGAGTTGGCCCGAGAGCACTTCAAGGAGAGGCTCGAGAAGATGGGCCGTGCCGAGGCCCAGCCCCTGCGCTTCGACCTCTTCCCACCATGCGTTAAGATTGCGCTCGGAGGCGTGCCCGCGGGACTTAGAAACTACGCGATAACAGTCCTCCTGACCAGCTTCCTGAGCTACGCGCGCCTCTGCCCCAATCCGCCACGGAGGGACGTCAGGATAAGGGACTGCGTGAGCGACCTGAGCGTGCTGGAAAAGGAGATACTGCCAGTCATCATCGAGGCCGGCAACCGCTGCAAGCCGCCGCTCTTCGAGGACCAGCCTCACGAGATAAAGAACATCTGGTACCACCTGGGCTTCGGCTTGACCGACAGGCCGAGTCTCGAGGACAGCGGCAACTCCCCCTGGTACTTCCCCCCGAACTGCTCCAAGATAAAAGCCAACGCCCCGGAGCTGTGCCGGCCGGACAGGGACTGCAGGAACGTGAAGAACCCCCTGACCTACTACCTGAGGAAGCTCTACCTCGAGAGCAGGAAGAAGGGCAAAGGTGAAAGTGGAGAGACGGACGGTGAGAAAAATGGCTGA
- the priS gene encoding DNA primase catalytic subunit PriS: protein MAELLREVTREERTLYYRKEWSAEKLPEFIVESLEKREFGFDHTGEGPSDRKNVFLDVRDLEDYIRTTAPYAIYSSVALYNEPAEMEGWLGAELVFDIDAKDLPLRRCNHEHGKVCPICLEDAKELARDTLIVLKEDFGFEKVHVVYSGRGYHIRVLDEWAMKLDGRAREKVLAYVSAAEEVSFDDIGSRRIMLSSGYYRVFRLRFGYFLKRMNENHLLNLGLRKGQVERLIQAREDIYEGFVRKGLLTAFPPGVGYKTLTRLFALSSTFSKAYFDGRVTVDVKRILRLPSSLHSKVGLVATYIGADEKKLERFNPFRDAVPEFRRSEVKEAYEEWVEEHGEP from the coding sequence ATGGCTGAGCTCCTCAGAGAGGTCACCAGAGAGGAGAGAACACTCTATTACCGGAAGGAGTGGAGCGCGGAGAAACTGCCGGAGTTCATCGTGGAAAGCCTGGAAAAGAGAGAGTTTGGCTTCGACCACACGGGGGAGGGGCCGAGCGACAGGAAGAACGTCTTCCTCGACGTCCGCGACCTGGAGGACTACATCAGAACAACGGCGCCGTACGCAATCTATTCCTCCGTCGCCCTCTACAATGAGCCCGCGGAGATGGAGGGCTGGCTCGGAGCGGAGCTGGTCTTTGACATAGATGCCAAGGACCTGCCCCTGCGGAGGTGCAACCACGAGCACGGGAAGGTCTGCCCGATATGCCTGGAGGACGCGAAGGAGCTCGCCAGGGACACGCTGATTGTTCTGAAGGAGGACTTCGGGTTCGAGAAGGTCCACGTGGTTTACTCGGGGAGGGGTTACCACATTCGCGTCCTCGATGAGTGGGCCATGAAGCTTGACGGAAGGGCAAGGGAGAAGGTTCTGGCCTACGTGAGCGCGGCGGAGGAGGTAAGCTTTGACGACATAGGGAGTAGAAGGATAATGCTCTCATCGGGCTACTACAGGGTGTTCCGGCTGAGGTTCGGCTATTTCCTTAAGAGAATGAACGAGAACCACCTCCTCAACCTCGGCCTGAGAAAGGGGCAAGTGGAGAGGCTGATCCAGGCCCGGGAGGATATATACGAGGGCTTCGTCAGGAAAGGATTGCTAACGGCGTTCCCCCCGGGAGTAGGTTACAAAACGCTGACCAGGCTCTTCGCGCTCTCCAGCACCTTCTCCAAGGCCTACTTCGACGGGCGCGTTACGGTGGACGTTAAGAGAATCCTCCGCCTCCCATCAAGCCTCCACTCAAAGGTCGGACTGGTGGCGACCTACATAGGGGCCGACGAGAAGAAGCTGGAGCGCTTCAACCCCTTCAGAGACGCCGTCCCGGAGTTCAGGCGGAGTGAGGTCAAGGAAGCCTACGAGGAATGGGTAGAGGAGCATGGTGAGCCGTGA